AGGTAGCCCTGTATCCGGTCACGCTGGCGCGCCGAAATCACTGGCCCGCAAATTGTTCCGGGGTCGGTCGGGTCGCCGGCCTTGATACCCCCCATCGTCGCGGCCGCGATGGAGACTGCTTCGTCATACTTAGCCCGCGGCACTACCAGCCGGGTGGTGATCGCGCATCCCTGCCCGGCGTGCATGCAGACCGAGAAACCCGCCACACCCACCGCGCCGGCCAAGTTGGCGTCGTCGAGCACGATGAAGGCCGACTTGCCCCCCAGCTCGAGGAAAACCTTCTTGATGGTCGCGGCGCCGTCGGCCATCACGGCGCGACCGGTCGCCGTCGACCCAGTAAACGAAACCATGTCCACCCGAGGGTCTTTGGACAACATCGCGCCCACGCTGTGGTCGCTGGACGTCACGATGTTGACCACACCGGGCGGAAAGTCGGTGTGCTCGGCGATGAGTTCTCCCAGCACCGCGGCACACCAGGGCGTATCGGGAGCGGGCTTCAGGACGACGGTGTTCCCGGCGGCCAGCGCGGGCCCGATCTTGGCGAGGTTGATCTGGTGGGGAAAATTCCACGGGGTGATGGCGCCGACAACGCCGACGGCCTCACGCGCGATGGTACGTCGGGTGGGGATACCCATCGGCTTCGCCTCGCCGAGATCCTGGCTGTACTCGTATGATTCGGCGGTATCGGCCGCGAACGCCAGGTCGTTGACCGGGACCTCGAGCTGTGCGATCGCGGTGAGCATCCGCGGTGCGCCGACTTCGGCGATGGTCAAGTCGCGTAGCTCCTCGAGGTGCTGCTGCATCGCCTCACGCAGTTGACGCACACACCGCACCCGCAACTCGGTGTTGCGCGACCAATCCGTGTCGTCGAAGGCACGTCGCGCGGCGTCGATCGCACGGCTCATGTCATCCGCGTCGGCGTCAGCCGCGACTCCCAGCACTTCCTCGGTCGCCGGGTTGATGGTCGTGAAGGTCCCGGCGTTGCCGGCCGACTTTTTGCCGTCGATGAAGAGTTCACTCACGCCGTCGGCCAACAAGGCCATCTCCCGCTCCCGTCTCTGTGTGGCAAATCCACGGGCAAACCGCAACCACCCATCCGAATGGACAGTTGTCCGATAATGTCCCATCGCACCATAGCTGTCGGGCCATCCACGGTGCAAGGGCCGATCCCGAAGGCGGCCGCAGAAGACGGAATAAATGCTTATTAAGCAGTATATTTACCGGTCGGGCTTGCTTCGCATCCCCTCTGTCCGATAGCTTGGACATGTGTCCAGCGATGCCCTGGTTACGGTCACAGCCCAGGCCGAGCAGCCAACCGGTCAGGCGCCGCGCAATCGCCGCCAAGAAGAGACCTTCCGCAAGGTGCTCGCCGCCGGCATCGAAACCCTGCGCGAGAAGTCGTATGCCGACCTGACGGTGCGTGCCGTCGCGGCCCGCGCCAAGGTCGCCCCGGCCACGGCTTACACCTACTTCTCGTCGAAAAACCACTTGATCGCCGAGGTGTACCTAGACCTGGTGCAGCAGGTCCCCTACTTCACCGATGTCAACGAGCCGATGCTCACGCGGGTGGACAAGGTGTTGCGCCATCTCGCGCTGGTCGTCGCCGACGAGCCCGAAGTCGGCGCCGCATGCACGACGGCGTTGCTGGGCGGGGGCGCCGATCCCACGGTGGGCGCCGCGCGTGACCGGATCGGTGCCGAGATTCACCGCCGCATCGCGACGGCCATCGGGCCCGGCGCCGACCCCCGCACGGTGTCCGCACTCGAGATGACGTTCTTCGGCGCGCTGGTTCAGGCAGCCAGCGGCCAGTTCACCTACCACGAAATCGCCGACCGGCTCACATATGTTGTCAGCCTCCTGCTGGCCGGCACCGGGGAGACAAGCCAGGAGACAAGAACCGAATGACCGTCCATGTTGGAGACCACGAACTGGTCCTCGATCCTTACAACTATGACTTCCACGAAGATCCGTATCCCTACTACCAGCGGCTGCGCGACGAAGCACCGCTGTATCGCAATGAGGAACTGAAGTTCTGGGCACTATCCCGGCATCAGGATGTGCTGCAGGGATTCCGCAACAGCACAACGCTTTCCAACAAGTTCGGCGTCTCGCTGGACCCGGCATCGCGCGGCCCGCACGCCAGCAAGACGATGAGCTTCCTGGCGATGGACGATCCAGGCCACCTGCGGCTGCGCACCCTGGTGTCGAAGGGCTTCACGCCGCGCCGCATCCGCGAACTCGAACCGCGGGTCACCGAGATCGCGGTCAAGCACCTCGACACGATGCTGGAGGCGGCCGCATCCGGCGAGCTCGTCGATTACGTCGACGAGTTCGCGGGCAAGCTGCCCATGGACGTGATCTCCGAGCTGATGGGCGTACCGGAGGCGGATCGTGTCCAGGTCCGGGCCTGGGCCGATGGCGTGATGCACCGCGACGAGGGCGTCACCGACGTGCCACCCGAGGCCGTCGAGGCGTCCATCAACTTGATCGTCTACTACCAGCAGATGGTGGCCGAGCGGCGCACGAAGCCGACCGACGATCTGACCACCGCGCTGCTGGAGGCCGAGATCGACGGCGACCGGCTCACCGACGACGAAGTGCTCGGCTTCATGTTCCTGATGGTGATCGCCGGCAACGAGACCACCACCAAATTGCTTGCCAATGCCGCGTTTTGGGGGCACAAGAACCCCGATCAGCTGGCACCGGTCTACGACGACGCCGAACTGGTCCCGCTGTGGGTCGAGGAGACACTGCGCTACGACACGTCGAGCCAGATCCTCGCCCGCACCGTGGCGGGGGGCCTGACGCTCTACGACACCACGATCCCCG
The DNA window shown above is from Mycobacterium sp. Aquia_216 and carries:
- a CDS encoding aldehyde dehydrogenase, with the protein product MALLADGVSELFIDGKKSAGNAGTFTTINPATEEVLGVAADADADDMSRAIDAARRAFDDTDWSRNTELRVRCVRQLREAMQQHLEELRDLTIAEVGAPRMLTAIAQLEVPVNDLAFAADTAESYEYSQDLGEAKPMGIPTRRTIAREAVGVVGAITPWNFPHQINLAKIGPALAAGNTVVLKPAPDTPWCAAVLGELIAEHTDFPPGVVNIVTSSDHSVGAMLSKDPRVDMVSFTGSTATGRAVMADGAATIKKVFLELGGKSAFIVLDDANLAGAVGVAGFSVCMHAGQGCAITTRLVVPRAKYDEAVSIAAATMGGIKAGDPTDPGTICGPVISARQRDRIQGYLDSAIAEGGTFATGGGRPADREVGFFIEPTVIAGLGNDARCAQEEIFGPVLTVIPHDGDDDAVRIANDSAYGLSGTVFGTDPDRAARAAARVRAGTINVNGGVWYSADAPFGGYKQSGNGREMGLAGFEEYLETKTIATAV
- a CDS encoding TetR/AcrR family transcriptional regulator codes for the protein MSSDALVTVTAQAEQPTGQAPRNRRQEETFRKVLAAGIETLREKSYADLTVRAVAARAKVAPATAYTYFSSKNHLIAEVYLDLVQQVPYFTDVNEPMLTRVDKVLRHLALVVADEPEVGAACTTALLGGGADPTVGAARDRIGAEIHRRIATAIGPGADPRTVSALEMTFFGALVQAASGQFTYHEIADRLTYVVSLLLAGTGETSQETRTE
- a CDS encoding cytochrome P450, whose protein sequence is MTVHVGDHELVLDPYNYDFHEDPYPYYQRLRDEAPLYRNEELKFWALSRHQDVLQGFRNSTTLSNKFGVSLDPASRGPHASKTMSFLAMDDPGHLRLRTLVSKGFTPRRIRELEPRVTEIAVKHLDTMLEAAASGELVDYVDEFAGKLPMDVISELMGVPEADRVQVRAWADGVMHRDEGVTDVPPEAVEASINLIVYYQQMVAERRTKPTDDLTTALLEAEIDGDRLTDDEVLGFMFLMVIAGNETTTKLLANAAFWGHKNPDQLAPVYDDAELVPLWVEETLRYDTSSQILARTVAGGLTLYDTTIPDGDVLLLLPGSAHRDERVFDNPDDYLIGRDIGSKLMSFGSGAHFCLGAHLARMEARVALTELFKRIRGYQVDEANAVRVHSSNVRGFAHLPIAVETR